The Peromyscus maniculatus bairdii isolate BWxNUB_F1_BW_parent chromosome 3, HU_Pman_BW_mat_3.1, whole genome shotgun sequence genome segment ATCACCATGACCCATGGAGACAAACTGGAGACAAACACAACATCTGTTGTGTCCATGATAATCACGACAAGAAAAGACCTCAAACTATCTAAAATGAGTAACTTAACAAATGGTGATGAGAACACAGGATATTGAAACATAAAGGTGCTGAAGAAAACTTACAGGGAGGAACATTTGAAACCTCTTGGGAACAAGACCAAGtgataaggaaagaaaatacagctcattattttaaattatttcattgcatGCTATTTTTAACAATTGGTTTAAAGAGTTTAGATAAATTTTTGCAGCTGTTTTCTAGTTGGAGTTGGAAATGTCCCTTGCTCCAAAGCTCTCTCATATTCTTTCCAGTATAGGCTGACTAGTGCCTCCTCAGCACCTTGGTCAAACAAGGATCAAATGCATAATACTGGCTACTCCTGCTGCCTTCCTAAACAGTAGATACAATGTTTCAGCATGGGCTGACTTTTATCACATTATTTGTTTCATTCAGTATGTTTTCAACATATCCTCACTGTAGAAGCACTTAATTTGTTATTGATTCATATCCCATGGCATGATGAAACAATACCTTGTTTTACTCAGGattcctattgctatgatgaaatactcTGACCAcaacaacttggaaaggaaagggtttatttggcttaaacttTCATATCACTTTtcttcatcaaaggaagtcagtaaAGGAGCTCAAAACAGGGCAAGaaactagaggcaggagctgatgcagaggcaatggaggggttctcttactggcttgctatttTTATTGTAGATTTCCATAAGAGGGATTACTAATAACCACAGAACACAGTAAATGATAGCTGTCTTAAAATCTCCTTTGCCAATGCCATTAAtttaaaactcttcaatttagacCCCAGCAGAttttaggacaagggcagaaagcagccacattctttgcccaAATACCACAAGAATGGTCCCTAAACCATATCCTAATATTCTGCCCCTCTGAGACTTCTTGTACTTGCCCCCCCCCACTGTTCACATCACTCTCAGTACCACTGTCCATGTTCCTACAAGCATGGTCCATTAAGCCATGTTTAACACATTCAGCTGCTTTACTAATCCAAattcccaaagtccacattcctctaacaagcagcatggtcaggCTTAAAACAGTAATGTACTCCCTTGTACCACTTCTGTTTTAGGGTTTgctagaggaacagaacagatagaatggctatatttatatgtataacttattagagtggcttataggCTATGGTCCAGTTTTTCCAAAACTGACTGTCTTCCAAcaaaaagtccaagaatccagtagaaCAGTCCAgaaggctggatatctcagctgatCCTcagtatacataaaaatattgaagaagtgggttctaatgccagtgaaggaatcgACTTGCCATCAACAGTGATGGCAAGCAGGCAAAGCACAAAGGCTTCCTTCTTTCATATCCTtgatataggctgccaccagaaactGTGCCCCAGATTAAATgtgaatcttcccacctcaaaatatctggattaaagttgtgtcttctcacttcaaatgatttaattaagaaaaatccctcagaCCAGACATGTACCCAGctgtttgggttttagttaatcccaggagtagtcaaattgacaactaagaatagccagCATATTTGTCAACCATCAATACCTGGTTACAGCTATTTTGAATGCTTACAGTTAAGAGATGTTATGATAAAATGTTTAGAAATGTCTGTGTGCAGTCATTTGAGGACATGGCTTTCTTTCCCCTGTTCACATGTATAATTGTAGAATTCATGAGAACGTGTACCAGGACTGCTCTCTCTACAGGATCATCGTGCTTTGTACTAGGAATAAACACACATTGGTGTATATTTCCTCAGATtactttctatttcattgatcttTATTTTTAAGCAACAATAACATTAGAAATTCATATTTAGTATTCAAcatatttaaatatcatttttctcCTACTAAGAATAAAAAAACCCATATATacttgttttggggggttttgtttttcagattctCCTTTCTCAGTTTTAAGTCATCTGAGTTCTCTGGTAAGGGACTCAGTGAACACCACTGTATCTGCCTATCATGATTGATCAGcatttgtggaaacaggaagatcttCTGGCTTAGTAATGAAAAGTCCTGGAAGTGAACTCTACAGAGTTAATATTCACTAACATTCTTAGAGTTAATACTCACTATTCTCCTTAGGACACAGAAGAGGATGAAGCAAAatttttctgctttgttcttCTTGGCTAGAAAATACTAGggcaaaaatcaaaacagtaGTCAGTAGTGTTTAGGATACGATTGCTTGGATGTGTGAAATATAGTCTCCACAGGGAGTCAAGCTATCATGATATTGCTGAAAGCATAACTGCTACAACAACGAAGTAATTCCAGAATTGCTTACATTTTGGAAGTAAGATCCCCACGACTGTCATCAACACCACACACAAGGCTCCAAGGATGCCTGTTACTATTCTCCATACAGTTGTTTTGGGGcctgaaaagaaagagaacagtgACAATGACTGAGATTCTAACTTCCAGGAAGGTAGTGAAGAACCAACCTGCTTCCATTTTAGGATTAAAAGCCATTGTATTGTAAAGCCAAACTAGGTTTATTCCTGTTTATGAATAAatttctgtttctcaaggattggcctatgccccacctgtaaccttaactataaatggttctgtactgcctgttccagaaaCGGTAATGTAATCTCAGTTTCAAAAAGTTGTTTGTAACCATCTTGCAACCCTACCTGtgtttcaaaaggttatatgactaccttgttatgactaATGTtcttatgactaccttgttatgtcCACTTTGCAACCAGTCATTGTTTCAGGAGGTTGTCAGGATTAACATGTATGCTTATGTTCTCTTCCTGTGACCACATCTATTTTGCCTGCCAAATCTTCCAGTTGGAAACCCCCTACTtctgagctataaaaaccttgtTTTCCTCATATCCAAAGCTGACATCTTGAACCCTATCATGGGGGAGGACGGCccatgtaaatgaataaaaaagcttgctttaattaatttggttgtGATGATTTGGGTTGGTGGTCATTTTCCTCCCATCTTTGGCATCATTAGTCTCTTAACTCCAGTTTCTTTGAGGACATCTTCTCCTTAACTACCAAGAGACATTCAAATAGCATGTGCCATCTGGCTTTTACTGAGTAAATCATCTATGATGAATGTCTTTCTAAGTGTGAAAACAGTTGATGACTAATCACTTAAGGGAACATTAAAATACTTTGTAATGGAACCAAAGGGTGGCTTAGCATGTAAAAGCACTTTCAGTGCAAGTCTggtaacctgagttccatccctggagccCATGGGAAAAGCCTGTAGTTTGCTTTTACATCTGTATATGTTATCCCAGcagatggagacaagagaattGGCAactggaagctcacaggccagacaTCTTGGGGTAGGCTGCAGAAACTAAAaggaccctgcttcaaaacaaggtagaagcagagacagattctctctctctctctctctctctctctctctctctctctctctctctctctctctccaccctcacaTATCtataaacagagaaaaataaagttttgttttaaattacatttaacttCTTAATTTCACTTCTGTTGTCTGGTTAAATATAACATTATAATTTTACCTCCAAAACATTACAAAAATTATTTCTCATCTATCATTCCTGTGACACTAATATGTTATTTCTTTCAATCTGGTGGctatttctctttcatctttttgGTCCACTGCATGTTTAGAGCAGACCAATTGGGATTGAGTTAGACTGAACTGAATAAAGGTGGCATCAATAGCTAATTTCAAAAAGTCAGGGAATGAAgccagtgtagctggagttttctctcccaccaagccccggcagtccgacatcCCACttataataaacacacagatgcttatattatttaaactgtttggcctaatggctcagttttctagctatctagttcttacatcttaaattaacatatttctagaaatctataccttgccacgtggctcgtggcttaccagcatcttcacatgctgcttgtcatggcagtgtctccctcctccttcctgttctctcaattctcctctctgttagtcccacttatacttcctgcctggccactggttaatcagtgttttaatttttgaccaatcagagcacatacagaccatcccacagcaagccagTCATGTTTGCTCACACCTTTATTTCTAAAACTTGAGGAGCCTAAAACTAAAGAACTGCTTTGTGTTTAAGCCCCTCTAGGATACAGTATAGGGTACAGTATATCATACAAACTGGGgggaagtaaataaaatatatttttttattttaaatttatttattttacatcctgaccacagtttcctctctccctcttctcccaatCCCTCCTCTaacctccctctctgcctccctattCATGCCTCattttctgttcagaaatgggcaggcacCTCTAATGCAtagcaacaaaacatggcatattaagttgcagtaagcctaagcacctccccttgtattaaggcagGACAAGGTCACCTAGTaggaggagtagggtcccaaagtCCAGAGAAAGAGTTgtagacagcccctgttcccactgttaggattcccaTAAGAACAAGCTACACCACAGTtccatatatgcagagtgcctagtcagtcccatgcaggctccctaggtgtcagttcagactctgtgagctcctatgagtgaaagttagttgattatgtgggtttttcttgtgatttccttGACCctactggctcctacaatctttccttcctttcttcagcaggattcaCCAAGCTCTGCTTAATCTTTGGCTATGAGTCTCTGTcaccagttgctgggtgaagcctctctgatggtaaTTGAAGTAGTCAttggagatggccagttcaggctacatatccactattgctaggagtcttagctggggtcatccttgtagattcctgggaattttttttgcaccaggtttctacctgaccatGAAATTCCACCCCCTtctagtcatctctttcagtactcacCCTCTTCATCCCTCAATCTGgttcctcatgttcccatccccacctgccctcagtccacccatgaagtttcttctccttctcctcctcctcctcctctttctccttctcttctccttcccagaaagATCTGAACAACCCCCTTgatccctccttgttacttagcctctctgggtctgtggattgtagcataattatcctttactttatagctaatatatacttataaatgagtgcatatcatgtttgtctttcttggatctgagttagctcactcaggatgagtgggatttttaaaaatagcattcaaCTGTGTTCTTAAACACAATGCAATTCTTTTGGAATATACTTTAGTGATGCTTGAGAGAAACAGATCAAAAAATTATTCTACTATAGTATCCTAGACTAGTTGGGAAGGGTGTTACAAAGATATATAGTTAATGTATTGTGATTAATTACCACGGTtatgtttccttttcattctgttgCAGTGCAAAAATACCCTGAAAAAAGGTACATTAGATGTGAAAGGGGTCTGGTCAGTTAATGATTTCCATTTATAGTTCATCAGAGAAGTGTCATCAATGCAGGAGCCTGAAGAAGCTGGTCACATGCACattcaagagcagagagacaTGAACACACTCATGCTTAGGGCTTGCCTAGCTTTTtctactcttacacagttcagagCTCCAAACCTGGGAATGGTGCCCCCCACTTGCTGGCAGTCTTCTCATATCAATTAGGGTATCAAGACAATCCAGTACAGACATGTTCACAGGCCAAACTAATGTAGACATTCCCTTCATAACACTCTTCTCAGTTGATTCTATGCTGTGTCACACTGACAATTAAAAGTAGTCATGACAGGTATTGAGAGCTGCAATCTAAACCCCAGTGTTGGGATCTGTCAGTTACATAATGGATACACTGCTGTACCTTGTCTTTTTCCTCCAACAACCGGTTTTTGGGGCAGGAGCTCAGATGTTCTGTGGAATGTCAGTTCTGCATAGTTTACCTGCTCTTCACTTAGCAATACTGGCCTCTTCTCAGCTTTAGGTATTCTTTGCTTCTGTGGAGACTTAGTCGTCTTTATCTCTGTGTAAGCAATGTCCTGCTTGTTTGCTGTATATTCATCGTGTTTACTGTGAGgcatttctttctgctttaccTCAGTCTTGGCAGCTTGCTTCCCTTGTTCTGGAATATCTCTGTAACAAAGAAACACATGTACATTGCATTGTTGAGCCATCTCTGAGCCTTAGCTATCATATGGGAATATTTGCTTACAAAATTGATGTGTGAAATGGAGGAAATAAAAGTACAAATTCTTCTCTGAATGTAATTCTTTCTCTGATTCAGAAGAATGATTCTTGATAAGTATTTTGACTCCCCAGTAATGGGTTTCTCCATTGTTGCAATAAGCCAAATGAACTCGAATTAATAagaccaggtttaatctgagcaaagcactcCTGGATGAtctcaggggaaggaaggaagaaaaatcacacaGCAAGTCTATGAACCAGAGCTTAAATACCTTTAGGTGTGGCTTGAGCAGCGTGGGGAGGAAGTGCCACATGGTAGGCTTTCTGAGGGGCGGGgtttggagaaggaggaggtggagctgAGCCAGAGCTTCCAACTGAACAGTTCCATGGTCTCTAAAAAACTCAGTCACTTTTCCTCTCTGAGCCTGTTTTTAAAGGTTTCAACCTGGATTTTATACAACATTCCTTCTTGACATTCCATGTGTAATGATTAAAATCCATTATAATAAAAACTGGCTAAAATATCACTATCattagaaaaaatagaaatttaatttaaagccAATTTAAAATCATGTGCCTATAAAATGTATTCATGAAATAAAGTATTATTTGGTGGAGTACAATATTATGAGGGAAAAAGTGGATTTACCTCGGAAAATTGATTTATCTTTCAGTTGGGTAGAAGAATGCCAGTCTCCTTACAAAAGATCATTTTCTATTTAAGCAGTTCACAATTATTTAACccgcacacacatgtatactgtGCATAGAGGCATACACATATGGCTCATCAAATTAATGAAACAGGACCTATGAAGCACAAACAAGGGACATTCACAAAACCcaataaaaaacccacaaaatcataaattagaaataaagtgATGCAAATGAAAAGAACAATAGCCACCCATGAGTAGTAAGTGATAAAAATTCCATAAAATTGCTTATCAATATATTAATAACTCTTGCCAACTGTTGGCTCTCAATTTGAATATTTAGCCTACATGAATATTAAACAGGAGTCATATAGCACAAGATTTTGTCACCATTGTATTTTATCAAATAAATACAGAGGAAAGATGAGTGAGAATATAGTGCTTATCATGAAAAATGATCCTGAGTAAGGAGATGAGTAATTCACAGTATGTGAGACACAAGAGTGTTGTGTGAACGACTGATGCTAACAGATATTCTTGATGAAGGGCTCTCAACAGGCCAAGCTTTGCAAATATGACACTAGCAGGTcttgccctccccctccctctcccttactGGACCATTAGATTATGTTCCTAAAGCCAGCTACCAGGGTCCATTGCCTTATTTGGTCACTTCTTTATGCCTATTTCATTCTTGAAGCTGATCAACAGGGCCCAGCTCAAGacaccaaggtccagcaatcaaaattcatATTTTGGCTACATTGACTAACGTCCAATCAGGACTTTCCAACCCATCCTAACACAGGTTTCCCCtatttctccttaaaaaaatcaCCCCTTCAGGGACACTTGCTGCTGTCTATGCCCAATCCAGAGGCAGCTCCACCCCTGCTTGTCCCTTCTGTGGTAATAAAATCTTTGTGCTAAGAATTTGGTGTCTGGTGTGTTCTGTCTGACTCTGTGGCCCCTTTATTTGGTTCTGTAACTTGGATCATAACTCAGATGGGTCTACAGGACCCCCAACCCAGTTCTCACACTTTCTGGATCATCTGGCACCCACTCCCTTCATCCAGCAGCAGCTAATTCATAAGTTTTTCCATATTTGCCACCCTAAACATCTCCCAGGATATCAGATGATGGCTGTTAAGTGTCCAGTATCTCTGCACTGTCTTGTGGAAATGGTGTGGAGGCCCATAAAGGTTTCTTAGTgagatctgaacttgctttacccagcagagttgcattagaggattgcttgaccacgtgcatgtttatcaggtgtttggaagggtctgcacttggatgtgTGATATgttttgatctagcaaggggaggtcttttgtcctgccccttggcattcctttaaaaagctctttagaagaggcagaaggggatggtggataaggatccaagctctcctgagctatcctgtgtttctatatgtctctctcccctctgtccttctatctaaatatttctcacttttcCCTTCTCAAGAGTATCCTGGGATAAAAGTAGAAGCAAGTCTTCCACAAGATAGGGAGAATGCATTATACCCTGGCCTTCAGAGGCAGTGGTGGTCTCTATCAGATGGCTAGCAGACGTGTTCCATTCAGTTTGGCTTAGGTGGacattttcctttcacttttgGTGGCTGTTCTCCATTCCTAGCCACCTGAAAATCCTGTTGACATGTGCCCAGATTTTTCCTTGGACCATTGCAATTCTCTCTTGATGTTGTAGCTTGGGTgacaaacccttcctcccagaGATCTCCTTATTAGCCACTAGAGACCCTTGGGGATGGCCCTTGGCTCTTGACTTTGGCCCACTGGTTGCCATTAACAATGAGACCCACTCTCTTTATCCTGACTAATTTACCTCTGGGATGTCTCCTAAAGACCCAACTCATACTAGACATTGCTGGTGCATTTTAGCACTCAAGAATGGTCCTTATACAACCCCTAGATAATCAAACAAATTGGCAACCTTTACAGTTTTTGTGGGTTCATGGAATGATGGAAGGAGATCCTCTTTTACTCCTCTCCCTCCTGACCTCCCCTCTTCAGAGACTCCCTATGTCTACCCCTTCTTTACCTCTACTCCAAACCTCCCCCTTACATTTGTCGCATGCCCTATTGGCCATCAAAACCTTGTCACTGtactgctgcctgctgccatggctgTGCAGCTCTAGGAGCCTGCAGCAGCTGTCCAGACTGAATCACTTCAGGAGTCTGCAGCTGCAGCCCACCTCTGGAGcctgctgccactgccaccatcctctccctccccaaactGAAGCCAAACTTATCACCTTTGATCCTGCCAATAAACCCACTCTCTACTCTTACCCTCTTCCCTCTTCATCAGTCACCTTCCCTTTAGTTCCTTATCCTTACCCTCTGCATCAAACCTTGGCTAAGCCACCCTTCTTGGTTGCCCATCCCCATTTTTCTCGCATGGTTCAGCTCTGGTTCATGTTTACTCTGGACTCTCCTGGATAGCTCTGCCTCTGTCTATGCTCTTCTTTTTATCTATAAGAACTTGGCCTCTCTGAACCAAGCTGTTGATCTGACTCTCACAGATAATTCCCAATTCTAGAATCTGATTCTTCAgctccttcttccctctgtctccttTAGCCTGCTGGGCCCTCCATGTGGACACCTTTACACTCTGTACATGTTACTCTGGCTCCTGTAGCCTGCTATGTCTCTGGTCTGCTACACTCACATGGACATCTCCCTTTTTCCTGCCCTGTCAGCTCTCTCTAGCTTTCTCTTACCTCCCATCAGAAGCTGAAATCCTTCCTGCAGCAGCTTGGGATTCTTTTCCTTGCTTCTTCCCACTtggagctacctactctgtctctctttgtgccTTCCTGGGCCTCTTCCCCCTAGGAACTGCAGTCCTGTCTGCTGCTTCACTATGTGACTCTCTGCCTGTGATCCTGAGCCTGCCTGTCACTTATGATACTTTCCTTTTTGGCTCCTATGATACTTTGTGGCCCTGTGGTCTTTCAGCTCCCTCCTACAATACACTGCaacccttttcctctcctcccactagGAGCTGCCCGCAATCCCAAAGCTTCCTTGAGCTTGTCCAGACCTATGTGACCCTGTTCTCATGTctctcagctcctgcctgcagtcccacagcttcCGGTCTCAGATTCCTATTAaagttccctcttcctccttggaGTTGCTGCTTTGCCTCTTTCTTAAGAACTCCCAGGCCTCCCCACTCCCTGCAGCTTTGCTATGCCTGAGCCCATTTGGGCCACCTAcactctctctcagcttcctcttggAGCTTATAGAAATTCCCTTCaacagaattttgtttttcaaccCTTACTCTCTTCTCCCGCAGATTCAGCTTTTATTACTACAAATAGCATGGCCTCAATATTATCAAATTCTCTCATATGTTAACCTGCACAAACAAATGATCacaacatcatatatatatatatatatatatatatatatatatatatatatatatatacacacacacacacacacacacacacacacacacacacacacatatatatatatatataaagttattcTTCTCTACACTTCCTCAACTTCccactcttaaaaatcttttatctctAAAGTTGCTCCACACTCTGCTTTAAAAATTCTCTTAAGACTGCTATAAACTCTATCTCAGGATTTGTAAGTTCACAAGATATGGTTTAAAATCCATAAAATCTGTATCAAAATAGTTATCTTAATTTGATATATGTGATTAAATTTTCATTCAAAAAATAGATCTACTTACTGTATATATAACTTAAATTCATCTCTTGTTTaatatatataagcatatatatacatatatataatatataataacttTGTAATTGGCAGCCTTCTTTACTAAAGTTAAAGAATACATGCCATATGACTGCAAAATCTTAAGATGACCCCATGGCATAAAAcaacaattataaaatttctcAATTTATCATTATATTGCTTCTTAGAATAAAGAAACAAGTCTCCAAAAATAGTTTGGATTGGTATAAAATTTTACTCAGGTTAACAAAAGTGGACTTACCTAACTATTTCTTTGATAACTGTTCAATACCAGGCTtctaaaaagattaaataaataacagcATATATTTGGTAAATAACTTGCTCCTTAaaagccttttccttctctcactccttcctTCTCATACCACCATACCTTATTCCTTTACTAGAAAGAGATACCCTTTCCAAAATTGGCATAAATTTCACCTTCTACTCTGACAACAGCTCCGAAGACACCTGCTcatcccttctgtttctttctttagcCTCCATTTATACACTCTCTCACTCTCCAGAACATCAAAACCT includes the following:
- the LOC102921329 gene encoding killer cell lectin-like receptor subfamily I member 1 produces the protein MPHSKHDEYTANKQDIAYTEIKTTKSPQKQRIPKAEKRPVLLSEEQVNYAELTFHRTSELLPQKPVVGGKRQGPKTTVWRIVTGILGALCVVLMTVVGILLPKLFSSQEEQSRKILLHPLLCPKENNSSCDLCSHDWIAFGNNFYHHFYGIKSWVHSQSACEELNSHLLEIDSKAELENMLLFQFDGWILLKIDETEVSWLWGNATKIEQTRINDSEKNRSCHYLKGSQIYSVDCSSKKPYICEFNIL